The uncultured Mailhella sp. genome segment AGGAGGATGGGGGCGCGGGGGGAAGGAGGAAAGCCCTTTTTCAAAAGGGGTTCCTCCTTCCCCCGCCCATCCTAGTCTTCAAAAAAGATGGGCGGCACGTCGGCGAGGGTGGCGACCATGACGGCCTTGATGGTGTGCTTGCGGTTTTCGGCTTCGTCGAAGACGATGGAGTTTGCGGATTCAAAGACTTCTTCGGTGACTTCGAGGGCGTCGAGGCCGAATTTCTGGTAGATGGACTCGCCCACGGCGGTTTCGCGGTTGTGGTAGGCGGGCAGGCAGTGCATGAACTTGCAGTTCGGGTTGCCGGTCAGCTCCATGACGCGGGCGTTCACCTGGTAGGGCAGGAGCTTTTCAATGCGTTCCTTCCATACTTCGTCGGGCTCGCCCATGGACACCCACACGTCGGTGTAGATGAAGTCGCAGCCCTTCACGCCTTCGGCCACGTTGTCGGTGCGCACGATGGTGGCGCCGGACTTTTCGGCTTCGGCGAGGCACATGTTGTAGATTTCGTCGCTGGTCTGGAGCGAGACGGGAGCCACGGAGCGGAAGTTCATGCCCATTTTGGCCGCGCCCATCATGAGGGAGTTGCCCATGTTGTAGCGGGCGTCGCCGAGGTAGGCGAAGGTGATTTCGTTGAGCGGCTTGTCGCTGTGTTCCGTCATGGTGAGGAAGTCGGCCAGAATCTGCGTGGGATGCGCTTCGTTGGTCAGGCCGTTCCACACGGGCACGGGGGAGAACTCGGCCAGTTTTTCCACGATGTTCTGTCCGTAGCCGCGGTATTCGATGCCGTCGTACATGCGGGAGAGCACGCGGGCGGTGTCGGCCATGGATTCCTTCTTGCCTATCTGCGAGCCGTCGGAAAGGTAGGTGGCGTGGGCGCCCTGGTCGTACAGGGAGGTTTCAAAGGCGCAGCGCGTGCGGGTGGACGTTTTTTCAAACACCAGGGCCACGTTCTTGCCCTTGAGGAACTGCGGTTCCTTTCCTTCCTTGCGGAGTTTCTTGAGGCGGGCGGCGAGGCGGAGCAGGTAGGAGAGCTCTTCCTGGTTGAAGTCCGCGATTTTCAGAAAGTCACGATTCTTGAGGTTGGTCATGGCAGGCTCCTGTAAGAACTGGCATCAGAAGTGCAGCATCATGCCGACTTCGTCGCATTTATAAAATTTCGGGCACTTGCTGCACTCGGCCCACACCACGGGGGAGAGCGTGTCGCGATCCACGGCGGAAAAGCCCAGCGAGGAGAAGAATCCCGGGGCCAGCGTGAAGGTGAACACGTGCGCCGCGCCGAGCGCGCGCGCGTCTTCAATGAGATCCTGCACGAGCAGGCGGCCTATGCCCTTGTGCTGAAGCTGCGGATGCACGGCCACGGAACGCACTTCGGCCAGATCTTCCCAGAGCACGTGCAGGCCGCCGCACGCAAGCACGATTTCCTTCTCGCCCGCGTTCACGGTGATGACCCGGTAGTCCTGAATGTTCTGATACAGGTACAGCGGCCCGCGGGCAAGCATGATGCGCGCCGAGGCAAACTCGTTGATGAGACTGGACATGCCGTCCACGTCCTGAATTTTTGCCTTGCGGCTGGCGAGCGTTGCCGGCAGCGAAATGCCGCTGATGTCCGGCAGCATGGACTGCTCGCCGGAAACGGCCGCCTGCGGAGCGGAAGCGAAACGATGCATGGGATTCCCCCCTCGGAAATAAAGATGAGTCAGAAAAAATATCCCCCTTGCCCCGGCTTTGCAAGGGCTTGGAAGGCTCCCGAATGTTTTTCCCGAAAGGAGAACCTCAGAAAGCATTTGCGCGCCGGGGCGTATTCTGCTATGCTCACTCCCGCTCTTGTGATTTTTTAAACACGGTGGCAGAATTCTCCCCGACGCCGGACGGAAAAGGCTGATCCGTCCGCAGACATCGGCGTCATGCCATGAGACGTTCACCGAAAGTCCCGGTCTGCCGGGCAAAGGAAAGGAATTATGAAAAAGGTTAGAGTTGCAATCAACGGCTTTGGCCGCATCGGTCGTCAGGTCTTCCGCGCCATGTACGGCAAGTACGCCGACAGCGCCGAAATCGTGGCCATCAACGACCTGATGGACGCCAACACCAATTTCCATCTGCTCCAGCACGACACCTCCTACGGTCCTTCCGCCTTCACCTGCGAAGTGGCTCCCGAAAAGACCTCCGTGGGCGGCGTGGACTGCACCATGGTCAAGGTCGGCGACTGGAATGTGGCCTGCCTCGCCGAACGTGATCCCAACAACCTGCCCTGGAAGGCTCTCGACGTGGACGTGGTGGTGGAATCCACCGGCATCTTCCGCACCGCTCCTCAGGCCGGCGTGCATCTGGAACGCGGCGCCAAGAAGGTCATCATTTCCGCTCCCGCCAAGCAGCCCGATCTCACCGTGGTCATGGGCGTGAACCAGGACATGTACGACCCCGCCAAGCACAACATTCTGTCCAACGCCTCCTGCACCACCAACTGCCTCGCTCCCGTGGCCAAGGTCATGCATGAGGAATTCGGCCTCAAGCTCGGCAGCATGGTCACCGTGCATTCCTACACCAACGACCAGCGCATCCTCGACCTGCCTCACAAGGATCTGCGTCGCGCCCGCGCCGCCGCTCTGAACATCATTCCCACCAGCACCGGTGCCGCCAAGGCCGTGGCCGAAGTGATCCCCGCCCTCAAGGGCCGCTTCTCCGGCTACGCTCTGCGCGTGCCCACCCCCACCGTCTCCATCGTGGACTTCACCGCCATTCTTGAAAAGTCCACCGACGCCGAAACCCTGGTGAACGCCTTCCGCGCCGCCGCCGAAGGCTCTCTCAAGGGCATTCTCGGCGTGAACGATCTGCCCCTCGTCTCCATGGACTTCAAGGGCGACTCCCGTTCCTCCATCGTGGAATCCGAATACTGCACCGTGCAGGACGGCAACCTCGCCAAGGTGGTGAGCTGGTACGACAACGAATGGGCCTACTCCGTCCGCGTGACCGACCTCATTCACTACATGCAGTCCAAGGGCTTCTAAGCCGGGCTCCGCTTTCGCGGAACCTCGGACGCGCGTTGTAAGATACAACCGGCAAACAGACAGGCCGCCGCTCCCAAAAGGGGCGGCGGCCTTTTTCAGACTCTTGCCTAGAAGCGCGGCTCGGAGCATACTGCCCCCATGAAATTTTTTCCCAGTCAGTTTTCTCTGTTGAGCCAGGGGAAGGGAGCGCGAAGAAACTTCGGATACTTCTTTCGCGTCATCCTCATTCTCACCGTGTTCGTGGCCGTGTTCAGCGTGCTTTTCCACTACATCATGGAATATGAAGGCCGCGACTATTCCTGGATTACCGGCCTGTACTGGACTCTGACCGTCATGTCCACGCTGGGATTCGGCGACATCACCTTCAATTCCGATCTCGGCCGCGCCTTTTCCATCGTGGTGCTGCTCACGGGCATCGTGGGGCTGCTCATCGTGCTGCCCTCGTCTTTCATTCAGTTCGTCTATACTCCGTGGCTTGAGGCGCAGAAGAAAAAGGAAGTGCAGCACAGTCTGCCGGCGTCGGCGCGCAATCACGTCATCATCGTGGGCGTGAGCCCCGTGGCGCGCAACCTTGCCCAGGTGCTGGCCAGATACGGCTTTCACAGCGTGCTTCTGTGCTCCACCACACAGCAGGCGCTGGACCTCATGGATCTCGGCCTGCACGCCGTGGTCGGCGACTACGACGACGTGCAGGTCTATCGGGGCCTGCACGCCCAGAACGCGCGTCTCGTGGTGGCTCTCGACACCGACGTGCGCAATATCAACGTGGCCTTCACATTGCGGGAACTCGACAAGAACGTGCCCATGGTCTCCCGCGCCGAGAGGGACGAATCCATCGACATCCTCAAGCTCGCGGGATGTTCCTCTGTGTTCCAGTTCCGCAAGTCGCTGGGGCGCTCCCTCACGCGCCGCGTCAT includes the following:
- the gap gene encoding type I glyceraldehyde-3-phosphate dehydrogenase; translated protein: MKKVRVAINGFGRIGRQVFRAMYGKYADSAEIVAINDLMDANTNFHLLQHDTSYGPSAFTCEVAPEKTSVGGVDCTMVKVGDWNVACLAERDPNNLPWKALDVDVVVESTGIFRTAPQAGVHLERGAKKVIISAPAKQPDLTVVMGVNQDMYDPAKHNILSNASCTTNCLAPVAKVMHEEFGLKLGSMVTVHSYTNDQRILDLPHKDLRRARAAALNIIPTSTGAAKAVAEVIPALKGRFSGYALRVPTPTVSIVDFTAILEKSTDAETLVNAFRAAAEGSLKGILGVNDLPLVSMDFKGDSRSSIVESEYCTVQDGNLAKVVSWYDNEWAYSVRVTDLIHYMQSKGF
- a CDS encoding N-acetyltransferase, producing the protein MHRFASAPQAAVSGEQSMLPDISGISLPATLASRKAKIQDVDGMSSLINEFASARIMLARGPLYLYQNIQDYRVITVNAGEKEIVLACGGLHVLWEDLAEVRSVAVHPQLQHKGIGRLLVQDLIEDARALGAAHVFTFTLAPGFFSSLGFSAVDRDTLSPVVWAECSKCPKFYKCDEVGMMLHF
- the argF gene encoding ornithine carbamoyltransferase; the protein is MTNLKNRDFLKIADFNQEELSYLLRLAARLKKLRKEGKEPQFLKGKNVALVFEKTSTRTRCAFETSLYDQGAHATYLSDGSQIGKKESMADTARVLSRMYDGIEYRGYGQNIVEKLAEFSPVPVWNGLTNEAHPTQILADFLTMTEHSDKPLNEITFAYLGDARYNMGNSLMMGAAKMGMNFRSVAPVSLQTSDEIYNMCLAEAEKSGATIVRTDNVAEGVKGCDFIYTDVWVSMGEPDEVWKERIEKLLPYQVNARVMELTGNPNCKFMHCLPAYHNRETAVGESIYQKFGLDALEVTEEVFESANSIVFDEAENRKHTIKAVMVATLADVPPIFFED